In Colletotrichum lupini chromosome 6, complete sequence, a single window of DNA contains:
- a CDS encoding XPG domain-containing protein, giving the protein MAKAQWVTSHGWHDRDISSPPQCPRQLVTGEVDALISLRTVDCYIDAWQKAVIPRRQPHPLLTISSRFKWLRGQGVPFGVTAGFVAIRPIVWLCRAVIDMSALILVRDLRLNSNKQRHLFRDPIYERQSTPGADQSSMLIMIRRTSSEDSGTSPLCYPTQGPPDRDVGGGGNDGNTFKTASRDQLATLKCRRVNAMLDPSFPASPPVVIPHQFSTAAFAAFFLQPLRNGQVTTSFGEMGIKHLFQIIKEEAPDAIKEGEIKAHFGRKVAIDA; this is encoded by the exons ATGGCGAAGGCACAGTGGGTGACGAGCCACGGGTGGCACGATCGCGATATTTCCTCGCCTCCTCAGTGTCCCCGGCAGCTGGTTACGGGTGAGGTTGACGCGCTGATTTCGTTGAGAACTGTCGATTGCTACATAGACGCATGGCAGAAA GCCGTGATCCCTAGGCGGCAACCTCAT CCTCTGCTGACAATTTCATC CCGATTCAAATGGCTGAGAGGTCAAGGTGTTCCATTTGGTGTCACTGCCGGGTTTGTTGCAATACGTCCCATTGTTTGGCTTTGCCGGGCTGTCATTGATATGTCTGCATTGATTCTTGTTCGGGATTTGAGACTGAATT CGAATAAGCAACGACACCTTTTTCGAGATCCGATTTATGAGAGGCAATCAACTCCTGGAGCAGATCAGTCAAGCATGCTCATTAT GATCAGAAGAACAAGTTCCGAGGACAGTGGAACAAGCCC ACTGTGCTATCCGACTCAGGGACCGCCGGACCGGGATGTTGGAGGAGGTGGAAATGACGGGAATACCTTCAAGACCGCCAGTCGAGACCAGCTGGCAACACT AAAGTGCAGGCGCGTCAACGCCATGCTCGACCCTTCCTTTCCCGCCAGCCCCCCGGTCGTCATCCCCCACCAATTCTCTACTGCTGCCTTTGCTGCATTCTTTCTTCAACCTCTACGCAACGGACAAGTCACTACCTCT TTCGGCGAAATGGGTATCAAGCATCTCTTCCAGATCATCAAGGAGGAGGCTCCCGATGCGATCAAGGAGGGAGAGATCAAGGCGCACTTTGGTCGCAAAGTTGCCATT GATGCGTAG